A window of the Maniola hyperantus chromosome 16, iAphHyp1.2, whole genome shotgun sequence genome harbors these coding sequences:
- the LOC117989669 gene encoding uncharacterized protein: protein MNRVQFSVNGVKHSVGCEVRSDTTLLDYLRRHLELRGTKYKCLEAGCGACIISVVKRHGEPPQGINSCMVMITSCQDWNITTIEKVGNRLEGYHPLQSTLAEKGGSQCGYCSPGMIMNIYSYLKEKPRTMREIERAIGSNLCRCTGYRPILEAFKTFASDAPKPSDILDIEDLNICKKSGDVCTGSKCEHADWCIVPKHNQVLHIQLCDDRDFYRVETLADVFSIWQEKGTKSYMLVHGNTGKGVYPIIEYPKLLIDISGVAELKGHYRDQNLVLGGGNLLVEALEIFKALSSYDGFNYLLVLSNHLEKVAHVTVRNLATVAGNLFLKIQHSDFKSDVFLLFETVGAMVTILTGPDQKKVLTMQEFLVEDMRGKIILNILLPPLSLENKVVTFKIQARSQNAHALVHAGFLYKIDEKSMVIDSRIVYSGLSVTITRAYQTERYLKGKELFTNETLQGALDILQKELVFVNDLLDPPIAYKRQVSLGLFYKGLLELCPPHILSPVYCSGAIDLKETRPVSKSLQVFETNPSVWPVNEPIPKIDGLIQCAGEAKYTDDTPSLPGEVFLEFVLAKVPLGTITKIDPSIALSEPGVVAFYSAADIPGVNSFIPAPNKFNLRNEELFCNGTVKYYDQPIGVIVAECESIARKAAELVHVEYANVRKPIIDIKINKNDPTKYSEFVRYQATDRGTDITKVINADDTIYSQYAFTMETLACVAYPTEEGIKLVSSTQWMDLVQQAAARVLNVDENRIDVYVRRLGGGYGFKLTRSAQLAVASALVVYKLNQPCRFNTPLDVNMRSMGKRLPCSRNYEVHVNSRGEIQYLRNDLFSDNGYVYNENLMQFGIDSYYNCYRKERWDHAGYNLVTDTTSNSWVRAPGTIEAIAMAELVMERISYELNLDAVEVRLENLDRVGHSDLIELMDTLKSNSGYEERKTATDEFNRNNRWKKRGLRFSWMRWPTAGFQNLEINMSVYPDDGTVSITHGGIEMGQGVNTVAIQIAAYFLKLPVDKIQIKPNDTMISPNCIATGASVTTQNVGIGVRRCCEQLLARLAPIRNQMNDPSWRDLLQEAYRQQVDLQVHYYTSQNDSQQYDIYGVTLAEVELDVLTGEHTILRVDLIEDTGRSVNPQIDLGQIEGAFIFGLGYWTSENLKYQPDTGELLTHRTWEYWIPQALDIPEDFRVYLRRRSFSNETILGGKATGEPATCMGIVIAFALREAISLARLESGIPTTQWFQIDGPFTVEKICVACDSDPKDFKFY from the exons TTGGTTGTGAGGTGAGGTCCGATACAACACTTCTGGACTACCTTCGTCGTCACCTCGAGCTCCGAGGCACCAAGTACAAATGCCTGGAGGCAGGATGCGGCGCCTGCATCATAAGCGTCGTTAAGCGCCACGGAGAACCACCTCAGGGCATTAATTCT TGCATGGTCATGATAACATCATGTCAGGACTGGAACATCACGACAATAGAGAAGGTGGGGAACCGCTTGGAGGGCTACCACCCGCTGCAGAGCACACTGGCGGAGAAAGGCGGCTCCCAGTGCGGGTACTGCTCACCGGGGATGATCATGAACATATACAG CTATTTGAAAGAAAAACCACGCACAATGCGAGAAATAGAGAGAGCCATAGGAAGCAATCTGTGCAGATGCACAGGATACAGACCAATATTGGAGGCATTCAAGACGTTCGCCTCCGATGCTCCCAAACCCAGTGACATATTGGACATTGAAGATTTGAACATATGTAAGAAGTCTGGAGACGTATGTACGGGGTCCAAATGTGAACATGCGGATTGGTGCATCGTTCCCAAACATAATCAAGTGCTACATATACAACTATGTGACGATAGAGACTTTTATAGAGTAGAGACTTTGGCTGATGTATTTAGCATATGGCAGGAAAAAGGAACGAAATCTTACATGCTGGTTCATGGGAACACAGGAAAAG GAGTATATCCAATAATAGAATATCCCAAACTATTAATAGATATCAGTGGTGTGGCGGAGCTTAAAGGTCATTATAGAGACCAGAACCTGGTACTTGGAGGTGGAAACTTACTGGTTGAGGCTTTAGAAATATTTAAAGCTCTATCTAGTTACGACGGTTTCAATTATCTCCTAGTATTAAGTAATCATTTAGagaaagtagcccatgtcactgtCAGAAAC TTAGCTACTGTGGCTGGAAATTTGTTTCTAAAGATTCAACATTCTGACTTTAAATCAGATGTATTTCTACTTTTTGAAACTGTTGGTGCGATGGTGACCATAC TAACTGGTCCTGACCAAAAGAAAGTTTTAACAATGCAAGAATTCCTCGTTGAAGATATGAGgggaaaaattattttgaatatcCTTTTACCGCCATTGAGCTTGGAAAACAAAGTAGTAACGTTCAAG ATACAGGCACGTTCCCAGAACGCCCACGCTCTCGTCCACGCTGGTTTCCTCTACAAAATAGATGAGAAGTCCATGGTTATAGACAGCAGAATTGTATACAGTGGTCTCTCCGTCACCATCACCCGTGCGTACCAAACTGAGCGGTATCTGAAGGGTAAAGAGCTGTTCACTAATGAAACTCTGCAAGGTGCTCTGGATATACTGCAGAAGGAGCTTGTGTTCGTGAATGATTTGCTTGACCCACCCATTGCGTACAAGCGACAAGTATCCTTGGGGCTCTTTTACAAG GGACTTTTGGAGTTGTGCCCTCCTCATATTCTGAGCCCAGTTTATTGCTCTGGAGCCATCGATTTAAAAGAAACAAGACCAGTGTCCAAAAGTCTTCAGGTGTTCGAAACAAATCCGTCCGTCTGGCCAGTCAATGAACCAATACCAAAGATTGATGGCTTG ATACAATGTGCGGGGGAAGCTAAATATACTGACGATACCCCATCTCTCCCAGGAGAAGTGTTCCTGGAGTTTGTTCTGGCTAAAGTTCCGCTTGGAACTATAACAAAAATTGATCCTTCAATTGCATTG AGTGAACCTGGTGTTGTAGCATTCTACTCAGCAGCAGACATACCAGGGGTAAATAGCTTCATACCAGCTCCTAACAAATTTAACTTAAGAAATGAAGAATTATTCTGTAATGGCACAGTAAAATACTACGATCAACCTATAGGTGTCATTGTTGCTGAATGTGAAAGCATAGCTAGGAAAGCAGCAGAATTAGTACACGTTGAATATGCTAACGTAAGAAAGCCGATTATTgatataaaaatcaataaaaacgaTCCTACTAAGTATTCTGAGTTTGTGCGATATCAAGCAACTGATAGAGGGACAGATATTACAAAAGTGATTAACGCAGATGACACAATTTATTCACAATACGCTTTCACTATGGAGACTCTAGCTTGTGTAGCTTATCCTACTGAAGAAGGAATCAAATTGGTATCGTCAACTCAGTGGATGGACTTGGTGCAGCAAGCTGCTGCAAGGGTTCTGAACGTAGATGAGAAcag AATTGATGTTTACGTCCGACGACTAGGTGGTGGTTACGGTTTTAAACTGACCAGATCTGCACAACTGGCTGTAGCTAGTGCCCTGGTAGTTTACAAGCTCAATCAACCCTGCAGATTTAATACACCCCTTGACGTCAATATGAGATCAATGGGAAAACGACTGCCTTGTTCAAGAAACTATGAA GTTCATGTCAACTCAAGAGGCGAAATTCAATATCTAAGAAATGACCTATTTAGTGACAATGGTTATGTATACAATGAAAACCTCATGCAGTTTGGCATCGATTCTTACTACAATTGCTACAGAAAGGAACGATGGGATCATGCGGGATATAATCTTGTTACAGATACTACTTCTAATAGCTGGGTCCGAGCTCCTG GTACAATAGAAGCAATAGCAATGGCCGAGTTAGTAATGGAGCGTATATCATATGAACTTAACTTAGATGCGGTCGAGGTGCGTTTAGAAAACTTAGATAGAGTAGGACATAGTGATTTGATAGAATTGATGGATACATTGAAAAGTAACTCAGGATATGAAGAGAGGAAAACTGCAACCGACGAAtttaacagaaacaacagatgGAAAAAACGTGGTTTAAGATTTAGTTGGATGAGATGGCCCACAGCTGGATTCCAAAACTTAGAAATAAATATGTCGGTTTATCCCGATGACGGTACTGTGTCTATAACGCACGGTGGCATCGAAATGGGTCAAGGAGTAAACACTGTGGCAATACAAATTGCTGCTTACTTCCTCAAATTGCCCGTGGACAAGATTCAGATCAAGCCCAATGATACCATGATTTCTCCCAATTGTATTGCCACTGGAGCGAGTGTAACAACTCAAAATGTGGGAATAGGTGTACGTAGATGTTGTGAACAACTTCTAGCAAGACTTGCGCCCATACGAAATCAGATGAATGATCCCTCTTGGAGGGACTTGTTACAGGAAGCATATAGACAGCAGGTTGACTTGCAAGTCCACTATTATACTTCCCAGAACGACTCCCAACAATATGATATTTATGGAGTTACATTGGCTGAAGTTGAACTTGATGTTTTGACAGGAGAACACACAATCCTACGGGTTGATTTAATTGAAGATACCGGTCGTAGTGTCAATCCTCAAATAGATCTTGGCCAA ATTGAAGGAGCCTTTATTTTTGGTCTCGGCTACTGGACAAGTGAAAATTTGAAATACCAACCTGACACTGGAGAGCTGCTCACCCACCGCACTTGGGAATACTGGATCCCTCAAGCCCTGGACATTCCAGAGGACTTCAGGGTGTACCTCCGACGGCGGTCCTTTAGTAATGAGACCATTCTTGGAGGAAAAG CAACGGGAGAGCCCGCTACGTGTATGGGAATCGTGATCGCTTTCGCTCTGAGGGAGGCAATATCCTTAGCGAGGCTGGAATCAGGAATACCCACCACCCAGTGGTTCCAGATAG ATGGACCATTTACGGTGGAAAAAATTTGCGTCGCATGCGACTCGGATCCAAAagactttaagttttattaa